Part of the Weissella coleopterorum genome is shown below.
TCACTTGATCTTTGGAATAAAATGGACTAAGCTGTTGATTATGATGAAAACAAACATCAATTTTAAGTGTGAGAAAGGACAGAGTAACAAATCATGAAGATGATTAAAAATGAATTCAAATTTATCTTCGCAAACCGATTAATTAGAATATCACTGATTGCAATTATGTTTATTCCATTTTTATACAGTGTGTTCTTCTTACGTTCAGTTTGGAATCCGTATGGAAGTACGGGAAACTTACCCATTGCGGTGGTGAATGAAGATGAGCCAGTGACCTACCAAGGTCAAAATATGCATGCCGGGGCCGATATGGTCAAACAATTGAAGAATAATCATCAATTGGGATGGCGCTTTGTTTCTAAGGAGCAAGCGGATCAAGGTGTGAAGGAGCAAAAGTATTATACAGTTGTGACCCTTCCCAAGGACTTCTCTGCTAACGCTGCTACTGTATTAGATGCTCATCCTAAAAAGATGGAAATCAAATACAAGACGAATGATTCTTTGAATTATATTGCCACAGTGGTCAGTGATACTGGGGCTGCACAATTAAATAGTCAAGTTAAAGAAGCTGTCACCACAGCATACACGAAGGTGATGTTCGATCAGGTGATGGAAGCTGGAAAAGGCTTTAAAGATGCAGCTACGGGAGCCCAAAAGTTAAATGATGGTTCAATCGCGCTATCTGATGGGTTAAATGTTTATACTGGGGGAGTAGCTCAAGTTAATGATGGAATTATGACTATGAAGCTAGGGGTTTCTCCTTTGGCTAGTGGTGTTAATCAATTAACGGGTGGTTCAAGTACCTTGAATAATGGGTTGCAAACCTTAAACAGCAAAACTGGCGCATTAGCTGGTGGAGCGAGCCAATTGGCTGGCGGAGCGAGTCAATTGAATGCGGGATTGCAAACCTTAAATGGTAAAACTGGTGAATTAGCTGGTGGAGCGAGCCAATTGGCTGGCGGAGCGGGTCAATTAAATTCAGGATTAAGTGAATACACCAAGGGTGTTTCGAATCTTAATGGGGGACTAAACCAATTAAATGCTAATAATAGTGATTTGAACTCAGGTGCAAAAGAATTAAGTGATGGTTCAAATAAATTACAAGCCGGAAGTCAACAACTGGATGATGGTCTGAAGCAAATTCAGGGCGAACTGAATGCAGTTCCTTTTGATCACTCATTAGGTGAAGTTCAATTTATGCAAGATAAGTTAAATGAGTTAACACCATTGTTAGCTAATTTGGACAAAACTTTGAGCGGATTGGTAGCAATCTCAGTGATGGCCACACCATCTTCGACGTATATTAGTGATGTAGAGCAAGCCATGGCTGATGCTGGTAATCCATTGACAGCTGAACAAAAAACGGCGTTTGAATCAGCATCAAAAAAATCATATCAAGCGTATGGGACAGCCGTCGGGAACAACATTAAAACTGGTGTTGAAACTCAAATGAATTCCAAAATTAGTTCTGCTGACTTAACCAGAATGCAAACTAATCTTGATCAAACTAAGGAGTTGTTGACAAAAGTTCAAACTTTGAGTCAAAAATTTAATGCTCCAAAGGGATTAGTTGCTGGTATGGACGAACTTAATAATGGCTTGAAAACGGCTGTTAATGGATCAGCTACCTTACAAGCCGGTTTGGCAAAGTATACTGGTGGTGTTTCTGAGGCAACTAAGGGATCTGCTAAATTAACAGCTAACAATGGTCAATTAACTTCAGGGTCACAACAGTTGGCAGACGGTACGAAGAAATTAAATGCACAAGTACCACAATTGATGTCTGGTGTTAGCCAACTAGCTAATGGTTCACAACAATTAGCTACTGGAACGAGTCAATTAAATGCACAAGTACCACAATTGACGTCTGGTGTTAGTCAATTAGCTGCTGGATCCAATATCTTATATGGTGGATTGAGTCAATTACAAGCTCAAATTCCAACCCTAACTTCTGGGGTTGATCAATTAGCCCTTGGAACGAGTCAATTAGCAGATAATTCTGACGCTTTGCTAGATGGTGCGAACCAATTGAAGGATGGAAACGGAACCTTAGCTTCAGCTCTTCAAGCAGGAGCTGATAAAGCGGGTGGTATTAAGATTACAGACCGTAATATTAAGCAATTCGTTTCACCTGCTAAACTATCACATTCGAAGTATAGTTCAGTACCAAACTATGGATATGCTTTGGCACCATATGTTTTGTCGCTTGCTTTGTTCGTTGGAGCAATTGTCTTTAACTTTGCATTCCCAATTCGTAAGGTTTCAACTCCGGGGCAATCAGCTACGGCTTGGTTCTTCAGTAAGGTGACAATCGGAACGATTATGGCAATTGCAATGGCAGTGATTGAGCCACTCTTAATGATGTTGGCTGGATTAAAGGCAGAGCATCCAGTACAGATGTTTATGGTAACGATTATTTTCTCATTGACTTCGATGGCGATCGTTATGTTCCTATCAATGGTCTTTGATAACCCTGGTCGTTTCCTTGCAATGGTACTTTTGATGCTACAACTTGGTGGTTCTGGTGGAACCTTCCCAATGGAAATGACAAGCAATTTCTATAATGTCATTCACCCATTCCTACCAATGACATACTCAATTCTTGGATTGCGTCAAGCGATGACATCTGGATTAGGGGTTGGTCAGGTTTGGCATTCAATTGGTATCTTATGCATCTTTATGGTTATTTCAGTTCTATTATTGTGGCTTGGAATGTACTTCTTGCAAAAGCACGGAAAAGCTGGTAAATCTCAATTGGATAATAACCAAGCATTACAAGCAGTTGAAAAATAGGTAATAACTTCAAGTTAATTAATATATGCTTGATCGGTCGAAACTTAATTGTTTCGGCCTTTTTTTAATTCACGCAGCATAAATTGAACATTTATGCGGAGCGTGCTAGAATAAGACTATAATTAAATATTTTATTCACTAGGGGAGCATTTGCTGAGACGGTTAACCGGACCCTTTGAACCTGATTAAGTTAAGACTTGCGGAGGGAAGTGACATATTAACTGAGAATAAAATAAAACTCAATTAATTTGTGACGGCGACGTGGCAAATTAATTGAGTTTTTTAATTATTAATGAGATCAATTAATTTTCTTAAAGTGGAGGAGATGTAATGTTATTGGAAGCAGTTAAACAGCAAAAACCATTGATTTTAAACTATGCTAATACTGTGACGCAGCAACACGTGGCCGATGGAATTAGTATGATTGGGGCCTCACCGTTGATGACGCAAGAAGTGCTAGAAGTTCCAGAATTGGTTGAAATTGCGCAGGCAGTCGTGATTAATATTGGTACTTTACAGGAAAAAGACTTACCAATGGTTATTTTAATGGGACAAATGGCGAATCGAGCTGGGAAGCCAGTCATTTTAGATCCAGTAGCGGTAGCGATGCCTTATCGGAGTTCATTTATTCAACGATTAAGGGTAGCAGTAAAATTTGACATAATTCGAGGTAATGCGGCTGAAATAGCTTGGTTTGCCGAATCAAAAGGTCAAGGTCAAGGGATTGATGCCGATACACAGGCATCGTTGCAGATAAATATTCCGCAACGCGCAGCGCAATTAACGGGCGCCGTGATTATTCAAACGGGGGTTGTTGATGTGATTACGGATGGTGAAAAAACTTGGTTGGTGGAGAATGATAATCCTTTATTGGCGGTGAATGTCGGAGCGGGTGATCTATTGAGTGGTCTTGTTGGTTGCTTTGCTGCAGTCACCCAAGATTATGTTCAAGCAGGGTTGACGGCGACCATGCTGATGGCGACAGCTGGTACATTAGCAAGTGATCAGGTTGAGCATCAACCAGGGCAACTGATGCCGGTCTTAATGGATCAATTATATAAAATGACATGGACAAAGATGCAACAGATCAGTGAGGTGAAGCAAGGATGATTGAGATACCACAAGTAGTGACCATCGCGGGAATTGACTCGAGTGGCGGTGCTGGAATTAATGCCGATTTAAAAACTTTTCATAATCAAAGAGTCTATGCTGCGACAGTTGTCACAGGAATTACCGCACAAAATACACAAGGGGTTCAGGCAATTGAACCAACTCAGGCGGATATCATTTTGGCACAGTTCAAATCAATTTTTACGGATTTGGATATTACCGCGGCTAAAACGGGTGCCCTCTTTGATCAAATTCGCGTTCAAGCTGTCATTGATGGGCTTCATCAATTTCCGGTTAAACATTTAGTTGTTGATCCCGTGATGGTGGCAAAGGGTGGAGTACCATTGTTGGAAACAGCGGCAATCGAATTAGTTAAGTACGAACTAATCCCACTAGCCGAAGTTATCACTCCTAACCTAGCTGAAGCGGAAGTTCTCTTAGAACGTGAAATAAAGAGTGATCAAGAGATGGAGCGGGCAGCAAAGGATTTACAAAATTTGGGAGCCCAAAATGTATTAGTTAAAGGCGGTCATCAAGCCGGCACGCTGGTGCGAGACTTAATGTTATTTGCAGATGGAACGATGACTTGGTATGAAGCGCCACGTATCGCAACAAATCGGACTCACGGAACCGGGGATACGTTGGCAGCGTTTATCGTAGCTGGATTAGCACGGGATGAAGATTTGGCTGTGATTATGCCCCGAGCAAAAATGTTTATGAATCAAGCGATTCAAGAAACCATTCGAGTGGGGCATGGACATGGTCCGTTAAATCATTGGGTGACGGGGGAAAAATGAAAAAATCACAATTACGATGTTATTTAGTTGCAGGGCCACAAGACTATCCTGGCTTAACGTTAGTTGAATTCACAGAAAAAATTATCGTTTTAATGCAGGCAGGAATAACAGCGTATCAATTCCGAGATAAGGGTTTCCATTATCAGAGCGCTACGGAACGTTTGGAGGTCGTCCAAATATTACAAAAAGCGGCTAAAAAGTGGCAAATACTGTTTATTATTAATGATGATATAGAGCTTGCTCAATTAATTCATGCTGATGGGTTGCATGTGGGGCAGAGTGATCAAGTTCAAGCGGCCCTAGCACTCCCACAGACGACATCGATGTTGATCGGTCTGTCAGTCTCAAATGCAACAGAATTGCAAGCTGCTCAAAAGAGCGGAGCAGATTATTTGGGGATTGGGCCAATTTTTGCGACACAATCCAAAGTTGATGCCGCACCAGCCATTGGGCTCACCAAATTAAAAACGTTGCTAATGGAGAATAAACTACCGATTGTAGCCATTGGGGGATTACCGAGCAAGTTGTACCAGCATTGGCCCAACTTGCTTTGGATGGCGTGGCAGTAATTTCACTCCTAACGCAGGCGACAACGCCTAAATTAACCATTGAAGCGATCAAAGGAGCGTGGTATGAAATTTAATCAGTATTTATTATCAAAATCAAAAGCAAAACGACAAACGATTGCTGGCACTGCTTTTGTTCAAGCGTTAATTAATGGAACCTTATCACAAAATGCTCGCAACTATTATGTCGCACAAGATCATTTTTATGTAGATAAATTTGATGCTTTTTTTCAGACGGTGACTCAAAAACTACCTCAAACGCTCCAAGCGCAACAACCCCATGGCAATGGTTTGGAAGCAGAGGCCCATCAAGCTTTAAAACCAGATGAGGATTTGTCAAATATTTCAGTGGGAGACCACAATTTAACCTACTTAAAGCATATTGAAGTTGCAGTTAGTCAGTCAGATCCCGTTGCCGGAATTTTAGCGTTGTTACCCTGTACAGAGTCCTACCATTTGTTGGCACGTGAGTTTTCCGAGCAAGCCGCGCTACCATTTCAAGATTGGTTTAATTACTATACCAGTCAAGATTATATGGCAACAACCCATTGGCTATGGCAGACTCTGAATACCTTGGTTCCAGATATTGGCGTTCTTTCGGTTGAACAATTGGCAGCGTGGACGAAAATTTATCAGCAAGCATACGAAGATGAAATTAATTTTTGGCAAGCCGTTCCAATGACTAAAGATAATTAAGCTAATTTAATTAAAATCCAGTTCGCTACGACTGGATTTTTTTATTACTTTTTTAATTATTTTAGCTGGATCGTCAAAAACAGACCAAAAATTATATTTTAGTGGAATTCGGTTTAATCTTCCAATTTAAATTTAATTTATTTAGCAAAAAACTGTATTTAAATACATTTAACCGTTTAATATTCGTGATTAGGTTGTAAAATAGCGTATTTTTAACAAAACAACGTTGAAAAG
Proteins encoded:
- a CDS encoding YhgE/Pip domain-containing protein; this encodes MKMIKNEFKFIFANRLIRISLIAIMFIPFLYSVFFLRSVWNPYGSTGNLPIAVVNEDEPVTYQGQNMHAGADMVKQLKNNHQLGWRFVSKEQADQGVKEQKYYTVVTLPKDFSANAATVLDAHPKKMEIKYKTNDSLNYIATVVSDTGAAQLNSQVKEAVTTAYTKVMFDQVMEAGKGFKDAATGAQKLNDGSIALSDGLNVYTGGVAQVNDGIMTMKLGVSPLASGVNQLTGGSSTLNNGLQTLNSKTGALAGGASQLAGGASQLNAGLQTLNGKTGELAGGASQLAGGAGQLNSGLSEYTKGVSNLNGGLNQLNANNSDLNSGAKELSDGSNKLQAGSQQLDDGLKQIQGELNAVPFDHSLGEVQFMQDKLNELTPLLANLDKTLSGLVAISVMATPSSTYISDVEQAMADAGNPLTAEQKTAFESASKKSYQAYGTAVGNNIKTGVETQMNSKISSADLTRMQTNLDQTKELLTKVQTLSQKFNAPKGLVAGMDELNNGLKTAVNGSATLQAGLAKYTGGVSEATKGSAKLTANNGQLTSGSQQLADGTKKLNAQVPQLMSGVSQLANGSQQLATGTSQLNAQVPQLTSGVSQLAAGSNILYGGLSQLQAQIPTLTSGVDQLALGTSQLADNSDALLDGANQLKDGNGTLASALQAGADKAGGIKITDRNIKQFVSPAKLSHSKYSSVPNYGYALAPYVLSLALFVGAIVFNFAFPIRKVSTPGQSATAWFFSKVTIGTIMAIAMAVIEPLLMMLAGLKAEHPVQMFMVTIIFSLTSMAIVMFLSMVFDNPGRFLAMVLLMLQLGGSGGTFPMEMTSNFYNVIHPFLPMTYSILGLRQAMTSGLGVGQVWHSIGILCIFMVISVLLLWLGMYFLQKHGKAGKSQLDNNQALQAVEK
- the thiM gene encoding hydroxyethylthiazole kinase, producing MLLEAVKQQKPLILNYANTVTQQHVADGISMIGASPLMTQEVLEVPELVEIAQAVVINIGTLQEKDLPMVILMGQMANRAGKPVILDPVAVAMPYRSSFIQRLRVAVKFDIIRGNAAEIAWFAESKGQGQGIDADTQASLQINIPQRAAQLTGAVIIQTGVVDVITDGEKTWLVENDNPLLAVNVGAGDLLSGLVGCFAAVTQDYVQAGLTATMLMATAGTLASDQVEHQPGQLMPVLMDQLYKMTWTKMQQISEVKQG
- the thiD gene encoding bifunctional hydroxymethylpyrimidine kinase/phosphomethylpyrimidine kinase, producing the protein MIEIPQVVTIAGIDSSGGAGINADLKTFHNQRVYAATVVTGITAQNTQGVQAIEPTQADIILAQFKSIFTDLDITAAKTGALFDQIRVQAVIDGLHQFPVKHLVVDPVMVAKGGVPLLETAAIELVKYELIPLAEVITPNLAEAEVLLEREIKSDQEMERAAKDLQNLGAQNVLVKGGHQAGTLVRDLMLFADGTMTWYEAPRIATNRTHGTGDTLAAFIVAGLARDEDLAVIMPRAKMFMNQAIQETIRVGHGHGPLNHWVTGEK
- a CDS encoding thiamine phosphate synthase, which encodes MKKSQLRCYLVAGPQDYPGLTLVEFTEKIIVLMQAGITAYQFRDKGFHYQSATERLEVVQILQKAAKKWQILFIINDDIELAQLIHADGLHVGQSDQVQAALALPQTTSMLIGLSVSNATELQAAQKSGADYLGIGPIFATQSKVDAAPAIGLTKLKTLLMENKLPIVAIGGLPSKLYQHWPNLLWMAWQ
- a CDS encoding TenA family protein, with product MKFNQYLLSKSKAKRQTIAGTAFVQALINGTLSQNARNYYVAQDHFYVDKFDAFFQTVTQKLPQTLQAQQPHGNGLEAEAHQALKPDEDLSNISVGDHNLTYLKHIEVAVSQSDPVAGILALLPCTESYHLLAREFSEQAALPFQDWFNYYTSQDYMATTHWLWQTLNTLVPDIGVLSVEQLAAWTKIYQQAYEDEINFWQAVPMTKDN